One window of Pectobacterium carotovorum genomic DNA carries:
- a CDS encoding glycosyl transferase, with translation MIAYFILIHRYPNQFKRLFKSIYHKKNHYVIHVDKRAGKKLFDEISLFLRDYKNASVLESKEAIWGGYSLVDAQLRGIEKLVTSGATWDYFINLSGQDFPLKNQDFIMEYLSSFDCCEFIKVVNQNFIRPETMHRIKDYVEEVNGELVISTTSKREFLKGVTPYIGNQWMILSKDFCEFITYSPELEVFKEFYRNTLIADEGFFQTVLMNTTFKPRINYDDKREIDWIESSDIKLRPRDFLTDDSEMLINSNNLFARKFDENIDSDILSILERSIKPSAISAIL, from the coding sequence ATGATTGCATATTTTATTTTGATCCACCGCTATCCAAACCAATTCAAACGGTTATTCAAATCGATCTATCATAAAAAGAATCATTATGTGATACATGTGGATAAACGTGCAGGAAAAAAACTTTTTGATGAAATATCTTTGTTTTTGCGTGATTATAAAAATGCTTCAGTATTAGAAAGCAAAGAAGCAATATGGGGTGGGTACAGTTTGGTAGATGCCCAGTTGCGTGGTATTGAAAAACTTGTAACCAGCGGCGCAACATGGGATTACTTTATAAATTTAAGCGGTCAAGATTTCCCATTAAAAAATCAGGATTTTATAATGGAATATCTTAGTTCATTTGACTGCTGCGAATTTATAAAAGTAGTCAATCAAAACTTTATCAGACCTGAAACTATGCATAGAATAAAAGATTATGTAGAGGAAGTAAATGGTGAGTTAGTAATATCTACTACATCGAAAAGAGAATTTTTAAAAGGGGTTACACCATATATAGGTAATCAGTGGATGATACTAAGTAAGGATTTTTGCGAATTTATTACTTATAGTCCAGAATTGGAGGTTTTTAAAGAATTTTACCGTAATACATTAATTGCGGATGAAGGTTTCTTTCAGACGGTATTGATGAATACCACATTTAAACCGAGGATAAATTACGATGACAAAAGAGAAATTGACTGGATTGAGTCAAGTGATATTAAATTGCGCCCTCGTGATTTTCTGACGGATGATTCAGAGATGCTAATAAACAGTAATAATCTGTTTGCCAGAAAATTTGATGAAAATATAGATAGCGACATTCTCAGTATACTTGAACGCAGTATTAAACCGTCGGCCATTAGCGCTATACTATAG
- a CDS encoding YnbE family lipoprotein has protein sequence MNKCETLLVVGCTVTFLTGCVPRIEVAAPKEPITINMNVKIEHEIHIKADKEATQLLERSDNAAGDEIKKSAPEGAQ, from the coding sequence ATGAACAAGTGCGAGACATTGCTGGTGGTAGGTTGCACGGTCACTTTCCTGACGGGGTGTGTGCCGCGTATCGAAGTGGCTGCGCCCAAAGAGCCGATCACCATCAATATGAACGTGAAGATCGAGCATGAGATTCACATCAAGGCGGATAAAGAGGCGACGCAACTGCTGGAAAGATCGGATAATGCGGCTGGCGATGAGATAAAGAAAAGCGCGCCGGAAGGCGCGCAATAG
- the hrpA gene encoding ATP-dependent RNA helicase HrpA, with protein sequence MKSPLSALSTQLSELMLRDRQRLRRRLQGAAKVNSPQAQAAIAQEIEGEIAAARQKVENRRASCPAIHYPEQLPVSQKKDEILEALRHHQVIIVAGETGSGKTTQLPKICLELGRGVHGLIGHTQPRRLAARTVADRIAAELETPLGGSVGYKVRFNDQVGDNTLVKLMTDGILLAEIQQDRLLMQYDTLIIDEAHERSLNIDFIMGYLRQLLPKRPDLKVIITSATIDPQRFSRHFNNAPIIEVSGRTYPVDVRYRPVVEDADDSERDQLQAIFDAVDELTREGPGDILVFMSGEREIRDTAEALTRLDLPHTEILPLYARLSNQEQNRVFQSHHGRRIVLATNVAETSLTVPGIRYVIDPGTARISRYSFRTKVQRLPIEPVSQASANQRKGRCGRVAAGVCIRLYSEQDFLSRPEFTDPEILRTNLASVILQMTSLGLGDIAAFPFVEAPDKRNIQDGVRLLEELGAINLAENGHYRLTPQGQQLAQLPIDPRLARMVLEARKTGCVREVMIITAALSIQDPRERPMDKKQASDEKHRRFADKDSDFLAFVNLWDYLRDQQKALSSSQFRRQCRTDFLNYLRVREWQDIYTQLRQVVKELGLPVNSEPADYLSIHCALLTGLLSHVGQKDIEKQEFSGARNARFAIFPGSGLFKKPPKWTMVAELVETSRLWGRIAARIEPEWIEPLAQHLIKRSYSDPHWEKAQGTVMAQEKVTLFGLPIVAARKVNYSQIDPTLAREMFIRHALVEGDWQTHHAFFRANLKLLAEVEDLEHKSRRRDILVDDETLFAFYDQRLPHDVVSSRHFDTWWKAASRDNADLLNFEKSMLIKDGAEKVSALDYPNFWHQGSLKLRLSYQFEPGADADGVTVHIPLPILNQVREEGFEWQIPGVRRELTIALIKSLPKPLRRNFVPAPNYAEAFLARTTPLEKGLLDALERELRLMTGVTVPREAWQWDQVPDHLKITFRVIDEKNRTQREGKDLNALKDQLKDKVQQTLSSVVDDGLEQRGLHVWSFGSLPDCYEQKRGGYSVKAYPALVDEKDSVAIRLFDTPHQQQQVMRQGLRRLLLLNIPSPIKYLHEKLPNKAKLGLYFNPYGKVLDLIDDCIACAVDKLIESSGGPVWQEEAFQQLHEKVRAELNDTVVDIAKQVEQILTAVFTINKRLKGRVDMAMALALSDIKSQMNGLVFRGFVTENGWQRLPDVLRYLHAIERRLEKLAQDVHRDRAQMLRVEQVQQTWQQWWNKLPAERRDDDDVKAVRWMLEELRVSYFAQQLGTPFPISDKRVLQAMEQVEG encoded by the coding sequence GTGAAATCACCTCTCAGTGCATTATCTACGCAGTTAAGTGAGCTAATGCTTCGCGATCGGCAACGCCTGCGCCGCCGTTTACAGGGCGCGGCGAAGGTCAACAGCCCGCAGGCTCAGGCGGCGATCGCTCAGGAAATTGAGGGGGAAATCGCCGCCGCGCGCCAGAAAGTCGAAAACCGACGGGCAAGCTGTCCGGCGATTCACTATCCTGAACAGCTTCCTGTTAGCCAGAAAAAAGACGAGATACTGGAGGCGCTGCGTCATCATCAGGTGATTATCGTCGCCGGTGAGACGGGATCGGGTAAGACCACGCAGCTACCGAAAATCTGCCTCGAACTGGGGCGCGGGGTGCACGGCCTGATCGGCCACACGCAGCCGCGTCGTTTGGCAGCCAGAACCGTTGCTGACCGCATTGCTGCCGAACTGGAAACGCCGCTGGGTGGCAGCGTAGGTTATAAAGTCCGGTTTAACGATCAGGTCGGTGACAATACGCTGGTCAAATTGATGACCGACGGTATTCTGCTGGCTGAAATTCAACAGGATCGCCTGTTGATGCAGTACGACACGCTGATTATCGATGAGGCGCACGAACGCAGCCTGAATATCGATTTCATCATGGGCTATTTGCGCCAGCTGCTGCCAAAGCGTCCTGACTTAAAAGTGATTATTACGTCGGCCACCATCGATCCGCAGCGCTTCTCTCGCCACTTTAATAACGCGCCGATCATTGAAGTGTCCGGCCGGACCTACCCGGTCGATGTGCGGTATCGCCCCGTGGTGGAAGACGCTGATGACAGCGAACGCGATCAGCTACAGGCGATTTTTGATGCGGTCGATGAACTGACGCGCGAAGGGCCGGGGGATATTCTGGTCTTCATGAGCGGTGAACGTGAAATTCGCGATACGGCAGAGGCGTTGACCCGTCTGGACTTGCCGCATACCGAGATCCTCCCGCTGTACGCGCGCCTGTCGAATCAGGAACAGAACCGCGTCTTTCAGTCACATCACGGCCGCCGCATTGTGTTGGCGACCAACGTGGCGGAAACCTCGCTCACCGTGCCGGGGATTCGCTATGTGATCGACCCCGGTACCGCGCGCATCAGCCGCTACAGTTTCCGCACCAAGGTACAGCGTCTGCCGATTGAACCCGTCTCGCAGGCGTCGGCGAATCAGCGTAAAGGACGCTGTGGCCGTGTCGCCGCTGGGGTGTGTATCCGTCTCTATTCTGAACAGGATTTCCTGTCGCGGCCTGAATTTACCGATCCCGAAATTCTTCGCACCAATCTGGCTTCCGTTATTCTGCAAATGACGTCGTTGGGGCTAGGCGATATCGCCGCGTTCCCGTTTGTTGAAGCGCCGGATAAGCGCAATATTCAGGACGGCGTGCGGTTGCTGGAAGAGTTAGGCGCGATTAATCTGGCCGAGAACGGGCATTATCGCCTGACGCCGCAGGGGCAACAGCTGGCGCAATTGCCGATCGATCCGCGTTTGGCGCGAATGGTGCTGGAAGCGCGTAAAACCGGCTGTGTGCGTGAAGTGATGATCATCACCGCTGCGCTGTCGATTCAGGATCCACGCGAAAGGCCGATGGATAAGAAGCAGGCATCGGATGAGAAACACCGTCGTTTTGCCGATAAAGACTCCGATTTTCTGGCTTTCGTCAATCTGTGGGATTACCTGCGTGACCAGCAAAAGGCGCTGTCTTCCAGCCAGTTCCGCCGCCAATGCCGCACGGATTTCCTTAACTATCTGCGCGTGCGTGAATGGCAGGATATCTACACGCAGCTGCGTCAGGTGGTGAAAGAATTGGGGCTGCCGGTCAACAGTGAACCGGCCGATTACCTGAGTATTCACTGCGCGCTGCTCACCGGCTTGTTGTCGCATGTCGGGCAGAAAGATATTGAAAAACAGGAGTTCAGCGGCGCGCGTAACGCACGGTTTGCGATTTTCCCAGGTTCTGGGCTATTCAAAAAGCCGCCTAAGTGGACGATGGTCGCTGAACTGGTGGAAACCAGCCGCCTGTGGGGACGCATTGCCGCGCGTATTGAACCCGAATGGATCGAGCCGCTAGCTCAGCATCTGATTAAGCGGAGCTACAGCGATCCTCACTGGGAGAAAGCGCAGGGCACGGTGATGGCGCAGGAGAAGGTGACGCTATTCGGGCTGCCGATTGTCGCGGCGCGCAAGGTGAACTACAGCCAAATCGATCCGACGCTGGCGCGTGAGATGTTCATCCGCCACGCGCTGGTGGAAGGTGACTGGCAAACGCATCACGCCTTTTTCCGTGCCAACCTCAAACTGTTGGCGGAAGTGGAAGATCTCGAGCATAAATCGCGCCGCCGCGACATTCTGGTGGATGACGAGACGCTGTTTGCTTTCTACGATCAGCGCTTGCCGCACGATGTGGTGTCGTCACGTCATTTTGATACATGGTGGAAAGCCGCCAGCCGGGATAATGCTGACCTGCTTAATTTTGAAAAGAGCATGTTGATTAAAGACGGCGCGGAAAAGGTGAGCGCGCTGGACTACCCGAACTTCTGGCATCAAGGCAGCCTGAAATTACGCTTGTCCTATCAGTTTGAACCGGGTGCAGATGCGGATGGCGTCACGGTACATATTCCGCTGCCTATTCTCAATCAGGTGCGTGAAGAGGGCTTTGAGTGGCAGATTCCCGGTGTGCGCCGCGAACTGACGATCGCGCTGATTAAGTCATTGCCTAAGCCGTTACGTCGTAACTTTGTTCCCGCGCCGAACTATGCCGAAGCGTTTCTGGCCCGTACTACGCCATTAGAGAAAGGACTCTTAGATGCGCTGGAACGTGAGTTGAGGCTGATGACGGGCGTCACGGTACCGCGTGAGGCGTGGCAGTGGGATCAGGTGCCCGATCATCTGAAAATCACATTCCGCGTTATCGATGAGAAGAATCGGACGCAGCGCGAAGGCAAAGACCTGAATGCGTTGAAAGATCAGCTTAAGGATAAAGTGCAGCAAACGCTGTCATCCGTAGTGGATGACGGGCTGGAGCAGCGCGGCCTGCACGTCTGGAGCTTTGGTTCGCTGCCGGACTGTTATGAGCAGAAGCGGGGCGGCTACTCGGTCAAAGCCTATCCTGCATTGGTGGATGAAAAGGATAGCGTGGCGATTCGCCTGTTCGACACACCGCATCAGCAGCAGCAGGTCATGCGGCAAGGGCTGCGCCGTCTGTTACTGCTAAACATTCCGTCGCCGATCAAATATCTGCATGAAAAACTGCCGAACAAGGCGAAACTTGGCCTCTATTTCAACCCGTACGGAAAGGTGTTGGATCTCATCGATGACTGCATCGCTTGCGCAGTGGATAAGCTGATTGAATCATCCGGTGGTCCCGTCTGGCAGGAAGAGGCCTTCCAGCAACTGCATGAAAAAGTGCGTGCGGAGCTGAATGATACGGTGGTTGATATCGCCAAGCAGGTTGAGCAAATCCTGACGGCGGTCTTCACCATTAACAAGCGTCTAAAAGGGCGTGTAGATATGGCGATGGCGCTGGCGTTAAGTGATATCAAGAGCCAGATGAACGGTCTGGTGTTTCGCGGTTTTGTGACCGAAAACGGCTGGCAGCGCCTGCCGGACGTGCTGCGCTATTTGCACGCGATAGAGCGCCGTTTGGAGAAACTGGCGCAGGATGTTCACCGCGATCGGGCGCAGATGCTGAGAGTGGAGCAGGTTCAACAGACCTGGCAGCAGTGGTGGAATAAGCTGCCTGCGGAACGACGTGACGACGACGACGTGAAAGCGGTGCGCTGGATGCTTGAAGAACTGCGCGTCAGCTACTTTGCCCAGCAGCTAGGGACGCCATTTCCGATTTCGGATAAGCGCGTCTTGCAGGCGATGGAGCAGGTTGAAGGGTAA
- a CDS encoding FMN-dependent NADH-azoreductase — protein MSKVLVLKSSILAGYSQSNQLADHFTAEWQSAHPNDSITVRDLAAQPIPVLDGELVGALRPSDAALTPRQQEALKLSDELIAELQAHDVIVIAAPMYNFNIPTQLKNYFDLVARAGVTFRYTEQGPEGLVKGKRAIVLTSRGGIHKGTPTDLLEPYLRVFLGFLGLTDLEFVFAEGYGYGPDVAQKATETAKTQLSQLVTA, from the coding sequence ATGAGCAAAGTATTGGTTCTGAAATCAAGCATTCTGGCAGGTTATTCTCAGTCAAACCAACTGGCCGACCACTTCACCGCCGAGTGGCAGTCTGCACATCCAAACGACAGTATCACCGTCCGCGACCTTGCCGCTCAACCGATTCCGGTTCTTGATGGCGAATTAGTTGGCGCGCTGCGTCCTTCCGATGCCGCCCTGACTCCTCGTCAACAGGAAGCCCTGAAACTGTCCGACGAGCTGATCGCCGAACTGCAAGCACATGACGTTATCGTGATCGCTGCACCAATGTATAACTTCAACATTCCGACCCAGTTGAAGAACTACTTCGACCTGGTGGCGCGCGCGGGCGTAACGTTCCGCTACACCGAACAGGGTCCAGAAGGTTTGGTGAAAGGTAAACGCGCTATCGTATTAACCAGCCGTGGTGGCATCCATAAAGGCACACCAACCGATCTGCTGGAACCGTACCTGCGTGTATTCCTGGGCTTCCTCGGTCTGACTGACCTTGAGTTCGTGTTTGCAGAAGGTTATGGCTACGGCCCAGATGTGGCACAGAAAGCCACCGAAACGGCGAAAACTCAGCTGTCCCAGTTAGTTACCGCATAA
- a CDS encoding YdbH family protein, producing the protein MIKKRALSIAFLFAVLLFLSWRTLSQWLPHLANIWLPTEMSLTVDGTPGWQGGGLHSAGFRLTAGECTLVDVRNMTLRWHSWRWHVDIDAVTLNSDCLQHVPASSSTEPAMLLAQWQQRLPAADIQVKTFTLQPWQDYAGQVRLSSDGKRQQTLDYQGDQLAFKAELNDKRLTLHESMLATPAGFVRLQVSGEMELADTLDAAPVQGRLTGKLDSGQTPDPLSLLLDWHHQAGELALNAANDDTPLISLPWQLTDEIIQVTNGVWRWPYADQPLSGQVAITLQHWRQGLDATTINARLNMLTQGHNGKANAVLVLGPGNIGLLNSELRFQLTGQANLPALSLTATLPGVLQGSILNPELALLPGALLRAWGKPAPQIYLEEARWPLAGVRVSTAGVNGRLQAIVKAREEYWGRFSLHLDGQAQDFWPDQGQWQWRYWGNGHLPPLKGQWDVAGRGQWQDTLIEVSQLSSGLDQLGYGIVTVHQPRLTITEPIRWQRACSGEHFQGALQLASERAHFSNGGYLPPSLLTLAMQGHSPDDFQLQGQLQAEDIGPVRLRGRWDGERLRGGAWWPTQPLKVFQPLLSPLLKMNIRAGQFYAQAAFSAARKEGFSAGGHWVVKNGGLWLQDGEVSGVSFVLPYRLKDQRWQLGVKQPVALRIDVLDNLFRMSNIRVDLQGFYPYSERQPLVMSQADMDVLDGHIGLSTLRWPQREPALFTVKSVDLSELMTVLKQKQFALSGRVSGTLPLNFNHPTTLIEGGRITNDGFLTLRLDNQLADELASKNLAGGAAIGWLRYLEIGRSYATLDLTNQGELTLTSQVQGKNPQLSAKRQVILNYRHQENIFQLWRSLRFGDNLRDTLEQQANE; encoded by the coding sequence ATGATTAAAAAACGTGCACTTTCAATTGCTTTCCTGTTCGCCGTATTGCTGTTTCTTTCCTGGCGAACACTGTCGCAGTGGCTACCGCACCTTGCCAACATCTGGCTCCCGACGGAGATGTCTTTGACCGTGGATGGGACACCTGGCTGGCAGGGCGGTGGGCTGCATAGCGCGGGATTCCGTCTTACGGCCGGGGAGTGCACGCTCGTTGACGTACGGAATATGACGCTGCGTTGGCATAGCTGGCGATGGCATGTCGATATTGATGCCGTGACGTTAAACAGCGACTGCTTGCAGCATGTGCCCGCAAGCAGCAGCACCGAGCCAGCGATGCTGCTGGCGCAATGGCAGCAGCGATTGCCTGCTGCCGATATTCAGGTGAAGACGTTTACGCTACAGCCTTGGCAGGATTATGCCGGGCAGGTGCGACTCAGCAGCGACGGCAAGCGGCAACAAACGCTGGATTATCAGGGCGATCAACTGGCGTTTAAGGCAGAACTGAACGATAAGCGTCTGACCTTGCATGAGAGCATGCTCGCAACGCCGGCGGGGTTCGTTCGCCTGCAAGTCAGTGGTGAAATGGAACTGGCCGATACGCTGGATGCTGCACCGGTGCAGGGGCGGCTCACCGGAAAACTGGATTCAGGGCAAACGCCGGATCCGCTTTCGCTCCTGCTGGACTGGCATCATCAAGCGGGTGAGCTGGCACTGAATGCGGCGAATGATGATACGCCACTGATATCGCTGCCGTGGCAACTGACGGATGAGATTATTCAGGTGACTAACGGCGTCTGGCGTTGGCCTTATGCCGATCAGCCACTCTCAGGGCAGGTTGCCATAACATTACAGCACTGGCGACAAGGGCTGGATGCCACCACGATTAACGCGCGCTTGAATATGCTGACGCAAGGGCATAATGGCAAGGCGAACGCCGTGCTGGTGTTGGGGCCGGGCAACATCGGCCTGCTCAACAGCGAATTGCGCTTTCAGCTTACCGGGCAGGCGAACTTACCCGCGCTCTCCCTGACGGCGACGCTCCCGGGGGTATTGCAGGGCTCGATTCTCAATCCCGAACTCGCACTTTTACCGGGGGCACTGCTGCGTGCCTGGGGAAAGCCTGCGCCGCAAATTTATCTTGAAGAAGCACGCTGGCCGCTGGCGGGTGTCCGAGTCAGTACGGCGGGCGTGAATGGACGACTACAGGCGATTGTGAAGGCACGGGAAGAATATTGGGGGCGCTTTAGCCTGCACCTTGACGGTCAGGCACAGGATTTCTGGCCGGATCAAGGGCAGTGGCAATGGCGTTATTGGGGCAACGGTCATCTGCCACCGCTCAAAGGGCAGTGGGATGTGGCCGGTCGAGGCCAGTGGCAGGATACTCTGATTGAAGTCAGCCAACTGTCGAGCGGCTTGGATCAGTTGGGCTACGGCATTGTGACGGTGCACCAGCCCCGGCTGACCATTACTGAGCCGATCCGTTGGCAGCGAGCCTGTTCCGGTGAACATTTTCAAGGCGCGCTGCAACTGGCCTCCGAACGGGCACACTTCAGCAACGGGGGCTACTTGCCGCCTTCGTTGCTAACGCTGGCGATGCAGGGGCATAGCCCAGATGATTTCCAACTACAGGGGCAGCTACAGGCTGAAGATATCGGGCCGGTCAGGCTGCGTGGCCGCTGGGATGGTGAACGACTGCGTGGTGGCGCGTGGTGGCCGACACAGCCGCTTAAGGTGTTTCAGCCTCTGCTTTCCCCGCTGTTGAAAATGAACATTCGCGCCGGACAGTTTTACGCGCAGGCGGCATTTTCCGCTGCACGTAAAGAAGGATTCAGCGCGGGCGGACATTGGGTCGTGAAAAATGGCGGACTGTGGCTACAGGATGGTGAAGTTAGCGGCGTCAGCTTTGTCCTGCCTTACCGTTTGAAAGATCAGCGCTGGCAGTTGGGCGTCAAGCAGCCTGTCGCGCTACGAATTGACGTGTTGGATAACCTGTTTCGGATGAGCAATATCCGCGTCGATCTCCAGGGTTTTTACCCGTACAGTGAACGACAGCCGCTGGTTATGTCTCAGGCCGACATGGACGTATTAGATGGGCATATTGGGCTGTCCACGCTGCGTTGGCCACAGCGAGAACCCGCGCTATTCACCGTGAAGAGCGTGGATCTCAGCGAGCTAATGACGGTGCTGAAGCAAAAGCAGTTTGCCCTGTCTGGGCGCGTGAGCGGCACGCTTCCGCTGAATTTTAATCACCCGACCACGCTGATTGAAGGCGGACGAATTACCAATGATGGTTTCCTGACGCTGCGGTTGGATAACCAACTGGCCGATGAGCTAGCGAGTAAAAATCTGGCAGGTGGGGCGGCGATTGGCTGGCTGCGCTATCTGGAGATTGGGCGTTCCTATGCCACGCTTGACCTGACTAATCAGGGCGAACTGACATTGACGTCGCAGGTGCAGGGGAAAAACCCGCAGCTCAGCGCGAAACGTCAGGTGATTCTTAACTATCGCCATCAGGAGAATATCTTCCAGCTATGGCGCAGCTTGCGTTTTGGCGATAACTTGCGGGATACGCTGGAGCAGCAGGCCAATGAATAA